The DNA segment TTTTATGGCATGAGGGGTCAACCCGACGGACTTAACACATTTTGACATCTCTAATTATTCATCCATTCTTGATTgtattatatatgtgtgtatataacTGAAGTAAATTTGAATTTATATGGTGGTAAATTAAGTTTGCAATAAAGCTTGCGCCGGATAAGAAGAAGTTCATGGAGGTGATCGGCACACAAGGTGACATCCATGGAGACATGCAAAAATTCTGCACAGAGTTCTAACGGATCACCTCAAGCATTCACAAGTTTCTTGTAAGATCTCATCTCGTTTTCCATGTAAAATCGAAttctatgtatatatatgtctcTTACTCGTATTATCCTGTAATTGGCACGAAAATCTTTCGACCAATATAGAAGAGTTTAGCAGTTCATGTCTATGTTGATGCATGGTCGTGGATGCAGGCTGGTGTTGGATTGGACAATATGAAAACATCATAACAGAAATATGGGAGACCGGAATATTTTTCTGGTCGACGAATTACTTCTACCCTTTTATATTGCGTGTTCTGTCTATCTACGCCCTTTTCCTGATAATTTAAGCGTTTACATGACTCGGACAGTATGTTGAAtgataatctaatgttaaattTTGAGTAGTGGGGACATGTACAACATTTATTTCTCTTACACAGTGTAGTCTCGTTTACATGTCGAGCTTCATTTGATATGCTGCTCAAGTCTCAAGCAAAGTTACAGCAAAACAAGCTTCGTTATCAGCTCACTTTTGCAAAGAATCTTGTTTCACAATCACCCCCATCTCAAATCATTCTAAAATCAAGAAACACAGGGAAAATATAGTCGAGGCTTACCAGGAGGAGAATATCCGCAATGGTTGAATCCCTGGGATTTTTGGGCTCATTGTAATTCCGGAGTCTCCATGTCCCGCGAGAGTCTTTTCCTGAAGCATTGCAGCCTCCTGTTGCTGTTTAAACATACTTTGTTACATTTTTCTCCTGTGGAATAACGTTTATGAACGTATGATAATGTCCAAAAATATCCTCGAAGCTGTTAAATGGCTGTATCACTTCTCAATATAGTTTTGTGGCTCTATacaaatcttgaacatgaaagAAGATGAACAAACAAGGGAATCAATCGCAAATTCAAATATACATGATTCCAATACTCCCTCGAAAATTATGCGATAACAAAAACCCTGAGCTCTTCTCTATCTCCTCGAGTGATACGTGTATCAGAGTCGAGGTACGTGACATCAAATTCACCAGTTCCAGTATTGGATGGAGGCCGAAATGCATCTGGCAAACGGGGGATATCCAATGGTGGTAGCTGTGATAAGTTCCCAGTTGCCTTCACAGTTGTTTTCTCGAAAGTTATCTTGATTCTATTAGTTCCTGTTCATATGCAAGAATCAAAATGCAAATTTTCAAACGAAAGAATAGttgtcaaattataataaatactAACAGAGAAAATTTACCGAAAGTATTTGAACCAAAATAACAGAATGGGAAGTACTAACCTATGAGCACAAACTTGTGGGCTAAACTTGCAGTCAATTCGACGGGCGGTAAAGGCCATGGAGCTCCCAATTCAAGTTCAACTATGTTGTCGAAATCTCTGCTTAAGATGTCGATTCTTTGGAATACCTTTTCAAGAAGAAAGAATGGTATTATGCCACCAGCATAACCCAGTGGCAAGTACTAGACATGATTTCCTTAACGAATATAGAGACCGAACCTGAATTTCAATTTTGCTTCTGGGGGAAACAATTTCATGTATAATTTTcagataaaatataaaaatattaaactggAGTAAAAGCAACAAGAAGTTTTCAAGTGATGACAAAGTCGTTAATGATGGATGCGAACAATAATCTACACACATCAGACCATGTATTCTCAACTACATTagcattaaaattcaaacactTTCTAAAATAGAAGATAAGCACATATCATAACACGAGGTACAAGCATGCATACCTGACCAAGATTTATAGGAAGAAGCCTTCCGGTGGGTGGTCCAGGACGGCTACCCCCAAGTGTCCGAGACGAGAATGCACTACTGTAAACTAATTTCCACCGTCCTTGAAGCTTATCAAGACCATCAATAGTTGACAGATCTACGGCACCTCCAGCATATTCAAGCTCCTTTGCAGCAGCCTCAGCTTGCCGCAAATCATCTTCACTTGCGGCAAGGCCCCTATTTAAACCAGAAACACTACTCTGCAATGAAGACCAATACACGATTTTTTTAACTTCCAATAGAGATAACAAATTCTCCATCACAAGATCCTACATATTAAAtctatgatataatatttttttcttgtttgGCTGTCAAAGCACACCTGTTTCTTGTCGGTTGATTTACAAGTTTTACCTAATTTAATGTATTTTTGacaaatttaatgattttttttttaaaaaaaaaattcttcttttGGTCAAATGTTGGTTTTGACAACATAATGTTCGAGTAGATGCTCAACAAGCAACCTATGGCTCTAAGATTTAGATTCTTGCAACATATTTTTTGTTCAattaacaatttattttatttttgcaaaaCCATAGCTTGATAcccatttatgcatatgaaggCTCAGTTTGGTATGGAtgataggataaataatacatagataagtaatgtaatgtaataaaaaataaataaaaaatgatagtgaatat comes from the Henckelia pumila isolate YLH828 chromosome 1, ASM3356847v2, whole genome shotgun sequence genome and includes:
- the LOC140887318 gene encoding plastid-lipid-associated protein 6, chloroplastic, translating into MASVLHLSLLFSQIQSPQNPSYNASDPSFITFNSSRTERFQRRSRSCNLKNGVICKSSFSDIPLLESKDELIGSLKLKLLSSVSGLNRGLAASEDDLRQAEAAAKELEYAGGAVDLSTIDGLDKLQGRWKLVYSSAFSSRTLGGSRPGPPTGRLLPINLGQVFQRIDILSRDFDNIVELELGAPWPLPPVELTASLAHKFVLIGTNRIKITFEKTTVKATGNLSQLPPLDIPRLPDAFRPPSNTGTGEFDVTYLDSDTRITRGDREELRVFVIA